A window of Geminicoccaceae bacterium contains these coding sequences:
- a CDS encoding Rrf2 family transcriptional regulator, with protein sequence MRLTLQTDYALRMLMYLAIHRGKSCRVTDVAADYGISRNHLLKVALKLGRLGYLATARGRAGGIALARPPEDINLGDVMRQMEDGFDLTECMRPGGGCAITPSCRLKSVVGRALDAFHEVFDGVNLADIVGNRKELLEALELNRMQGEAPASALGGG encoded by the coding sequence ATGCGCCTGACACTTCAGACGGATTACGCTCTTAGAATGCTGATGTATCTGGCGATCCATCGCGGCAAGTCGTGCCGGGTCACGGACGTCGCGGCCGACTACGGTATCTCGCGCAATCACCTTTTGAAAGTCGCGCTCAAGCTGGGGCGGCTTGGCTATCTTGCGACCGCCCGCGGGCGGGCTGGAGGCATAGCGCTGGCGCGGCCGCCGGAGGACATCAATTTGGGTGATGTCATGCGGCAGATGGAGGACGGTTTCGATCTCACCGAATGCATGCGTCCCGGCGGCGGCTGTGCCATCACGCCCTCTTGCAGGCTCAAAAGTGTCGTCGGCCGGGCGCTCGACGCTTTCCATGAGGTCTTCGACGGCGTGAACCTGGCCGATATTGTGGGCAACCGCAAAGAGCTCCTCGAAGCGCTTGAGCTGAACCGAATGCAAGGGGAAGCCCCTGCATCTGCTCTAGGAGGAGGATGA
- the ccoN gene encoding cytochrome-c oxidase, cbb3-type subunit I, whose amino-acid sequence MLANLTSLERQYALMLAGAVALAGLAMAVVGRSDVLGVHGVIVMVFGGGLAWLVMASFYGPEPTDDRTAAYYDDPIKVGIVLSMAWAVFGMFMGVWVAALLAWPDLAFDAAWSTFGRLRPTHTTGVIFGFGGNALIATSFHVVQRTSRARLAGQLSPWFVLLGFNLFCLLAVSGYLLGVTQSKEYAEAEWYADLWLVIVWVTYFVLYIATIARRKEPHIYVANWYFMAFILVVAILHIVNNLAVPISWGQAKSYTIWPGVQDAMVQWWYGHNAVAFFLTAGFLGMLYYYLPVRAKRPIFSYRLSILSFWGITFFYMWAGSHHLHYTALPHWVQTLGMTFSVMLLVPSWASAGNALLTLNGAWHRVRDDATLRFMMAAAVFYGLSTFEGSFMAIRPVNALSHYTDWTVGHVHAGALGWVALITFGSLYTLVPSLWKRERMYSATLVEVHFWLAIAGTVIYVFAMWNSGIIQGLMWRTYTQEGALAYSFVDSLVAMYPYYIARAFGGLLFLIGAIVGCYNIWMTVRAAPLAALRSDAPVQPAAVPGE is encoded by the coding sequence ATGCTGGCGAACCTGACCTCCTTAGAACGGCAGTACGCCTTGATGCTTGCGGGCGCGGTCGCACTGGCTGGTCTCGCCATGGCGGTCGTGGGCCGATCCGACGTTCTCGGCGTGCATGGCGTGATCGTCATGGTGTTCGGCGGCGGCCTTGCCTGGTTGGTCATGGCTTCCTTTTACGGCCCGGAGCCGACGGATGATCGGACCGCTGCCTACTATGACGATCCGATCAAGGTCGGAATCGTGCTGTCGATGGCCTGGGCGGTGTTCGGAATGTTCATGGGCGTTTGGGTGGCGGCCCTTCTCGCATGGCCGGATCTCGCCTTCGACGCGGCATGGTCCACCTTTGGGCGGCTTCGCCCGACCCACACGACCGGAGTGATTTTCGGTTTTGGCGGCAACGCTCTGATCGCGACTTCCTTTCACGTTGTCCAGCGGACATCGCGCGCGCGCCTCGCTGGCCAGCTCAGTCCCTGGTTCGTGCTGCTGGGCTTCAACCTGTTCTGTTTACTGGCCGTTTCAGGATATCTGCTGGGCGTGACACAGTCGAAGGAGTACGCCGAAGCAGAATGGTATGCCGACCTGTGGCTCGTGATTGTCTGGGTGACTTACTTCGTCCTCTACATCGCGACGATCGCCCGGCGGAAGGAGCCGCATATCTATGTGGCAAACTGGTATTTCATGGCCTTCATCCTGGTCGTCGCGATCCTGCACATCGTGAACAACCTCGCCGTCCCGATCTCTTGGGGACAGGCCAAGAGTTACACGATCTGGCCAGGGGTTCAGGACGCAATGGTCCAGTGGTGGTACGGGCATAACGCCGTGGCCTTCTTCCTGACGGCGGGCTTTCTCGGCATGCTCTACTACTACCTGCCCGTGCGGGCGAAGCGTCCGATCTTTTCCTATCGGCTGTCGATCCTGAGCTTCTGGGGCATCACCTTCTTTTACATGTGGGCGGGCTCGCATCATCTGCACTACACCGCCCTGCCGCATTGGGTGCAGACGCTTGGCATGACCTTCTCGGTCATGCTGCTGGTGCCGTCCTGGGCCTCCGCAGGCAACGCCTTGCTGACCCTCAACGGCGCCTGGCACCGGGTACGGGATGACGCGACGCTGCGTTTCATGATGGCGGCGGCCGTGTTCTACGGGCTTTCGACCTTCGAGGGGTCGTTCATGGCGATCCGGCCCGTGAACGCTTTGAGCCACTACACGGACTGGACCGTCGGCCACGTCCACGCGGGCGCTCTTGGTTGGGTGGCGCTCATCACCTTCGGCTCGCTCTACACGCTGGTCCCGAGCCTCTGGAAACGCGAGCGCATGTACTCCGCGACCTTGGTCGAAGTCCACTTCTGGCTCGCGATCGCCGGGACAGTGATCTACGTCTTCGCGATGTGGAACTCGGGCATAATCCAGGGGCTGATGTGGAGGACGTACACGCAGGAAGGCGCGCTTGCCTATTCCTTCGTGGACAGTCTGGTCGCCATGTATCCCTACTACATCGCCCGTGCCTTCGGCGGCCTCCTGTTCCTGATCGGCGCAATCGTCGGCTGCTACAACATCTGGATGACGGTGAGGGCGGCTCCGCTCGCTGCCCTGCGTTCCGATGCGCCTGTCCAGCCCGCAGCCGTGCCGGGAGAATGA
- a CDS encoding DUF1858 domain-containing protein: protein MKPPLTIDVEMTVDEIMRRWPTTIRVFILYRMMCIGCPIGVFHTVRDACEAHHLDEDSFTEDILTAMKADAEANIGSAFEKARLSSS, encoded by the coding sequence GTGAAACCACCACTGACGATCGACGTGGAAATGACGGTCGACGAGATAATGCGGCGATGGCCTACGACGATACGAGTGTTCATTCTATACCGGATGATGTGCATCGGCTGCCCGATCGGCGTGTTCCACACCGTTCGGGACGCCTGCGAGGCCCACCATCTCGATGAGGATTCATTTACCGAGGACATCCTTACCGCGATGAAAGCCGACGCGGAGGCCAACATTGGTTCGGCATTCGAGAAAGCGAGACTTTCAAGTTCATGA
- a CDS encoding cbb3-type cytochrome c oxidase subunit 3, whose protein sequence is MDFSHETLVAFSKSWGLFYMMAFFLCVCVYAFLPRNRKQFDRAKHSILERDDTPWRT, encoded by the coding sequence ATGGACTTCAGTCACGAAACATTGGTCGCCTTCTCCAAGAGCTGGGGCTTGTTCTACATGATGGCCTTCTTCCTCTGCGTCTGCGTTTACGCCTTCTTGCCGAGGAATAGGAAGCAGTTCGACCGGGCCAAGCACAGCATCCTCGAACGGGACGACACGCCATGGCGGACGTAG
- the ccoP gene encoding cytochrome-c oxidase, cbb3-type subunit III, giving the protein MADVERDPVTGRETTGHEWNGIKELDTPIPRGVLMFLIVTHVWAIFWWFMVPAWPLGVTYTKGLLGIDQQTTVEARVIDGQQQRSGWTTRLESEPYDTILADEALMRTVRDTGRQLFGDNCAACHGRDGRGRANYPDLTDDDWLWGGGPELIEQTMRVGINTAHPESRVSQMPAFGRDEMLDREQVRSVATYVYSLTHPDYSTPENLDRINAGREVFVTTCAACHGENAQGDQEIGAPNLSDPYWVYGGDLDTIIASVHGGRQGHMPTWDERLTTAEMRTLAVYVHDLGTEQP; this is encoded by the coding sequence ATGGCGGACGTAGAACGCGACCCCGTCACCGGGCGCGAGACGACGGGCCACGAATGGAACGGCATCAAGGAACTGGATACGCCGATCCCGCGCGGGGTGCTGATGTTCCTGATCGTCACCCACGTCTGGGCGATCTTCTGGTGGTTTATGGTGCCTGCCTGGCCGCTTGGCGTGACCTATACGAAGGGGCTTCTGGGTATAGACCAGCAGACGACGGTCGAAGCCCGGGTCATCGACGGCCAGCAGCAGCGCTCTGGCTGGACGACACGGCTGGAGAGCGAGCCCTATGACACGATCCTCGCCGACGAGGCGTTGATGCGGACCGTGCGCGACACAGGGCGGCAGCTGTTCGGTGACAACTGCGCTGCGTGCCACGGCCGCGACGGCAGGGGCCGCGCCAACTACCCCGACCTCACAGACGATGACTGGTTGTGGGGCGGCGGTCCCGAACTCATCGAGCAGACGATGCGTGTCGGCATCAACACCGCGCATCCCGAGAGCCGGGTCTCTCAGATGCCGGCCTTCGGCCGTGACGAGATGCTCGATCGCGAACAGGTTCGCAGCGTTGCCACCTATGTGTACTCCCTGACACATCCTGACTATTCGACACCAGAGAACCTTGACCGCATCAATGCGGGCCGTGAGGTGTTCGTGACGACTTGCGCTGCATGCCACGGCGAGAACGCGCAAGGAGATCAGGAGATCGGCGCGCCGAATCTCAGCGATCCGTACTGGGTCTATGGCGGCGATCTCGACACCATCATCGCTTCCGTGCATGGCGGCCGTCAGGGGCACATGCCGACGTGGGACGAGCGCCTGACGACTGCGGAAATGCGGACGCTGGCTGTTTATGTCCACGACCTTGGGACGGAGCAACCATGA
- a CDS encoding group III truncated hemoglobin — protein sequence MIATGPEAARPQPEQPLADPLVDRAFIGALVRDFYTRVRADSRLGPIFASEIKGDWEPHLEKMTDFWCSVVLKNGAYSGRPVPAHVKLSQVRDEDFDIWLAHFRQAAAERCTPEIAGIFVDRAERIARSLRLAMFFRLERPGTGAPG from the coding sequence ATGATTGCTACCGGCCCGGAAGCCGCCCGTCCTCAGCCCGAGCAGCCGCTGGCTGATCCCCTGGTGGACCGCGCGTTCATCGGCGCACTCGTACGAGACTTCTATACGCGCGTACGTGCCGACAGTCGTCTCGGTCCGATTTTTGCGTCGGAGATCAAAGGCGACTGGGAACCGCACCTGGAAAAGATGACCGATTTCTGGTGCTCGGTGGTCCTCAAGAACGGCGCCTACAGCGGCCGTCCCGTGCCTGCCCACGTCAAGCTCAGCCAGGTTCGAGACGAGGATTTCGATATCTGGCTGGCCCATTTCAGGCAGGCCGCAGCCGAACGATGCACTCCAGAAATCGCCGGAATATTCGTCGACCGCGCGGAGAGAATTGCGCGCAGCTTACGGCTTGCGATGTTTTTCCGGCTGGAGCGGCCGGGAACGGGTGCACCAGGATGA
- a CDS encoding DUF2189 domain-containing protein, protein MGEADEGYWLLSETSGIGETRDPALQRNLPMLEGRRWLAAGWQDFWNGPSSSLAYGVGVFLLSFAFVWTLVGFGRDYILFPALAGFLIVAPFLAIGLYEKSRAIGEGRSITLGSMVRVRPRAGAQVFFTGLLLSLLMLLWTRAAVLLWSLFFGVTAFPGLGHVVGILLGTASGWAMLVIGTAIGGLFAAFAFSVSVFAVPMLLDRRIDALTAMATSMKLVWNNLPTMIGWGAMVLVLFAVCVATGLVGMILIFPLLGHATWHAYKAMARPEE, encoded by the coding sequence ATGGGCGAAGCCGACGAGGGATACTGGTTGCTCAGCGAAACGTCTGGGATCGGCGAGACCCGTGACCCGGCCCTTCAGCGCAATCTGCCGATGCTCGAAGGACGACGCTGGCTTGCTGCCGGGTGGCAAGATTTTTGGAACGGACCATCATCGAGCCTGGCATACGGCGTCGGTGTGTTCCTGTTATCGTTCGCTTTCGTCTGGACCCTCGTCGGATTCGGCCGCGACTACATCCTGTTTCCGGCGCTGGCCGGATTCTTGATTGTCGCGCCCTTTCTTGCCATCGGACTGTACGAGAAGAGCCGGGCGATTGGGGAAGGCAGGTCGATCACGCTCGGATCGATGGTGCGCGTCAGGCCAAGGGCGGGCGCGCAGGTGTTCTTCACCGGGCTCCTGCTCAGCCTGTTGATGCTCCTGTGGACGCGCGCCGCAGTCCTGCTCTGGTCGCTGTTCTTCGGGGTGACCGCCTTTCCGGGCCTCGGTCATGTCGTCGGCATTCTGCTTGGCACAGCTTCCGGCTGGGCGATGCTTGTGATCGGTACGGCCATCGGCGGCTTGTTCGCCGCCTTCGCCTTCTCGGTCAGCGTCTTCGCGGTACCTATGTTGCTCGACCGCCGTATCGATGCGCTGACCGCCATGGCGACGAGCATGAAGCTGGTCTGGAACAACCTGCCGACGATGATCGGGTGGGGCGCCATGGTGCTGGTGCTATTCGCTGTCTGCGTGGCGACGGGACTGGTTGGCATGATCCTCATCTTCCCGCTGCTCGGCCACGCAACATGGCACGCCTATAAGGCGATGGCGCGCCCGGAGGAATGA
- the ccoO gene encoding cytochrome-c oxidase, cbb3-type subunit II → MSELFHRKLERSAIGFVIAIIAAASVGGIVEIAPLFTIDETVEEAPDMRLYTPLELAGRNIYVREGCYACHSQMIRTLRDEVERYGPYSLAVESRYDRPMLWGSKRTGPDLARVGGKYSDFWHVAHLNNPRDVVPESNMPAYRWLARTPLRMDDLPRHLAAQRALGVPYTGEMVENAARDAYGQATPDTDFASGVTERYGEDTTVSAFDGVTTQVTEMDALVAYLQVLGRLTDAAYQNTAATEQPPEPED, encoded by the coding sequence ATGTCTGAGCTCTTCCATCGCAAGCTCGAACGTTCGGCCATCGGCTTCGTCATCGCCATCATCGCGGCGGCCAGCGTTGGTGGCATCGTCGAAATCGCGCCCCTGTTCACCATCGACGAGACTGTCGAGGAAGCGCCCGACATGCGGCTTTACACGCCGCTCGAACTGGCCGGACGCAACATCTATGTCCGCGAGGGCTGCTACGCCTGCCATAGCCAGATGATCAGGACGCTGCGCGACGAGGTCGAGCGCTACGGCCCCTATTCGCTGGCGGTCGAGTCCCGATACGACCGGCCGATGCTTTGGGGTTCGAAACGGACCGGGCCGGACCTTGCCCGCGTGGGCGGCAAGTACTCCGATTTCTGGCATGTCGCGCATCTCAACAATCCGCGCGATGTCGTGCCCGAATCCAACATGCCCGCCTATCGCTGGCTGGCGCGCACACCACTGAGGATGGACGACCTGCCAAGACATCTCGCGGCGCAGCGGGCGCTGGGCGTGCCCTACACAGGGGAGATGGTCGAAAACGCCGCGCGCGATGCTTACGGCCAGGCGACGCCCGACACCGACTTCGCATCCGGCGTGACCGAGCGCTATGGCGAGGATACCACCGTTAGCGCCTTCGATGGCGTCACGACGCAAGTCACCGAGATGGATGCTCTCGTCGCCTATCTGCAGGTGCTGGGACGGCTGACCGATGCCGCCTATCAGAACACCGCTGCTACCGAACAGCCACCGGAACCGGAAGACTGA